The Candida dubliniensis CD36 chromosome 2, complete sequence genome contains a region encoding:
- a CDS encoding leucine-ruch repeat protein, hypothetical (Similar to S. cerevisiae SDS22;~In S. cerevisiae: conserved nuclear regulatory subunit of Glc7p type 1 protein serine-threonine phosphatase (PP1), functions positively with Glc7p to promote dephosphorylation of nuclear substrates required for chromosome transmission during mitosis.), with amino-acid sequence MPIQETNKDLVENPAGILQGEEKEEPILSHTEDEDDDDDENDDDDKNQQGNSAVQYPGTVLPDNHPQEIEADQDLTVGYDLDTDYIDLVHLKISSLEDLHLERFKKLESLCLRQNLITSMVGVKDLPESLEELDLYDNRINHISSSIKHLVHLKNLDLSFNRIKNIKNIETLVELENLYFVQNKIREIKNLDTLTKVTNLELGGNKIEVIENLDKLVNINQLWLGKNRIHKLQNMDNLVNLRVLSIQSNRITKIEGLENLKNLEELYLSHNGISEIENLENNTNLQVLDVTANKITNLKGLSHLVKLTDFWCSYNQVSSFEEIGKELGKLPDLECVYFEGNPVQLQNPSAYRRKMKLYLGPTLNKIDATYVHA; translated from the coding sequence ATGCCAATACAAGAGACCAATAAAGATTTAGTTGAGAATCCAGCTGGAATTCTACAAGGAGAGGAGAAGGAGGAACCAATTCTTTCTCATACTGAAGACgaggatgatgatgatgacgaaaACGACGATGACGATAAAAATCAGCAAGGTAATCTGGCAGTTCAATATCCTGGAACTGTCTTGCCAGATAATCATCCACAAGAAATCGAAGCTGATCAGGACTTAACTGTTGGATATGACCTTGACACTGATTACATTGATTTGGttcatttaaaaatttcGTCACTTGAGGATTTACATTTGGAACGtttcaagaaattggaATCATTATGTTTGAGacaaaatttgattacTTCAATGGTTGGAGTCAAGGACTTGCCTGAAAGTTTGGAAGAACTCGATTTGTATGACAATAGAATAAACCATATATCAAGCTCCATTAAGCATTTGGttcatttgaaaaatctaGATCTTTCATTCAACAGAATTAAGAATATCAAGAATATTGAGACGTTGGTTGAACTTGAAAACTTGTATTTTGTGCAAAACAAGATTAGGGAAATTAAAAATCTTGACACTTTAACGAAAGTGACTAATTTAGAATTAGGTGGGAATAAAATAGAAGTGATTGAGAATCTTGACAAACTtgtaaatataaatcaattgtggTTAGGGAAGAATAGAATACACAAGCTTCAGAATATGGATAATTTGGTGAATTTAAGAGTTCTTTCAATCCAATCAAATAGAATCACTAAAATCGAGGGGCTtgaaaacttgaaaaacTTAGAAGAGTTATACTTATCGCACAATGGGATTTCGGAGATTGAGAATCTTGAAAATAACACAAATTTACAAGTGTTGGATGTCACGGCAAATAAAATCACCAACTTGAAAGGATTGTCACATTTGGTCAAATTGACTGACTTTTGGTGTTCATATAATCAAGTATCCAGTTTTGAAGAAATCGGCAAGGAATTGGGTAAATTGCCTGATTTGGAGTGTGTTTATTTTGAAGGCAATCCCGTGCAACTCCAGAATCCGAGCGCATATAGACGAAAAATGAAGTTATATTTAGGACCAACGTTGAACAAAATTGATGCAACCTATGTCCACgcttga
- a CDS encoding NADH-ubiquinone oxidoreductase subunit, putative (Similar to S. cerevisiae ACP1) produces the protein MFRLAFRSIRAPVARASFVKPIRFYVAPPISKEEVTTRAIQALKTVAPLQESNITLDSSFQKDLGLDSLDTVEALVALEEEFDLEIPDKISDEIKTVGEAVDYIYKEESK, from the coding sequence ATGTTCAGATTAGCTTTCCGTTCTATTCGTGCACCAGTTGCTAGAGCTTCATTTGTTAAACCAATTCGTTTTTATGTTGCCCCACCAATTtccaaagaagaagttaCTACAAGAGCCATTCAAGCTTTGAAAACTGTTGCTCCATTACAAGAATCCAATATCACATTAGACTCTTCTTTCCAAAAGGATTTGGGTTTAGATTCTTTGGATACTGTTGAAGCTTTAGTGGcattagaagaagaatttgatttggaaattcCGGATAAGATTTCTGATGAAATAAAGACTGTTGGGGAAGCTGTTGATTACATTTACAAAGAAGAATctaaataa
- a CDS encoding DOCK-like protein, putative (In S. cerevisiae: protein of unknown function with similarity to human DOCK proteins (guanine nucleotide exchange factors).;~In C. albicans: transposon mutation affects filamentous growth), translating into MTWTPASCFLKGVVIKPFKPKNKRLSSQESEPLPLKNLYPGDKVYVFETNNSRWGRGYVIHPSIGNDLKVTSIRLNEVDQSPVVFPMNLVKIIDKIDFHKTTDGINSENEINKPNTPELPRVDNQCLTIMNQIGYAINELNGLVFASYACGELNIFGQLKNVYITLYDYYMRYAHNLFNEIETTETITKLLNDVTKILTRGPFKTSSSSGSLMWREVASKYCYMLARDKSNGEILNLGNSIPPTIATAQEELVLTNNASVKNSVQSQLVPSPNNFKEYKNSHLLVNITDVQGDASNQSTGLHNLFLHVYLRSENKRLTEPFIFKTKSIDDLQKVETISSILFRNLPEDQFDRNVFMVFVLTEEISLMRRKTFANLKYIKKGVAAGVVNISNVFAQNRPEFHFDIKIFGAPLGSKKASKSTFSWGLLVDQLVRQNMEGLAVCPTVQRITASVKLIKHAPFGLSTKTRFSKQHSNLPITMVKPMFFDPFTETSERLYILLGQMVLKKKKYSTDLYSVEISAPNNETIKFSQGTNQKDKKTLQLVGVTSSESFGEFIKIDNISLKNKDKKLPIDDYLQLTVYINGVLSGQGHLHYKSGNKLVEYRPKPHAVEIFSTSKGNQIATIEVSSTYVGKSFNSEVTIDNILEYESLYHSGISGIDGLSSSLELFQKVKKKHLVRRFPELLTSLFGIIIISGADNDSVNLQKLQDNTFKAIVFLLNSVLIKPHQHGHFLQCFENIFINQPRIAVFLWTKLHEVYYRGETIWDSYSKSVANVQEMLIRFATKSIQGSWEFEEYNESVVQSYRAMVHFLSMKSSLLVEDQMNLLGIVDLMLTNTMYFDKRVVLNWYETFVDAIRLRSFGGHEKLMEEYEHKMQISKLLLILRVLGTEMNRDKDTRSTILLKSIEWAVEGFPDVTDIESVRLACSILNKCCTIIYELLVEGETDIIEVCHFLFKLLPALSRTFLKYNHIGNFASERSVVTQLFPQTYPFETVAIDRSFRDINFCEVLVELAVVIGFIARIDKEIAVDNDARTLHLADLYSRDDIYTVIIAVNEIFKYEYFPSQNWFSLQATIAESSLCVLELLSPVIFQKYIIGVSLDINLCGEFLSTLLKLAILDTVASERLPVLARAACTSITCSIGERVELLIDKVWGRLGDYVNKQERESSLATLVLDYDLIHNVVLYTLKCTPTRKTGSKLLISIMTNYNQIEVERQCIISLFDIYCNGLYEPCESDEMGFINNLKGLSINQPETEQGVLLDFVAYLSRFIRVLNRLIRVPDTAEFNDDKVVYKIQALLYLVNVGEPEPLREFVTDLYKEIIAQKDYIQAGLYLELLASTFPWSHGEYVNASLIPELPIQTNFERREALLELSAEHYISGHNLSKAIDVYNFMLNSFKNETYDLLRLSRLHGKLSLRYMELEYQDTIQHSYCRVVFLGNGFPEVLRGKQRIYEGQPFEHFTSIQQRILSKFPGSVLYKEDGTEGKNLTGKYLDITLVYPNKSENGHDKKSFSVLKKVPGSSSIFDLWTEETTYETKSSFPTLMNFNDIASYKVIKLSPLDNASRTINAKTSELLRLERAIHRSMTDQPKSQGLFLDLSRELAGTVDSPINGGVGQYRLFLEYIGESNNNQAGKIKTLQNAFDELTTILKRCLDLHGRIVPESMRQSHEALVELFEKNFNDRIEAAYSSRDESDSSSSVPSTRPVSGGISRSHSMTPSVATMPEPKLTRSVTSTTGSSDTSYTSGKSSFLSNSLSLKRKFRWRKNANN; encoded by the coding sequence ATGACTTGGACACCTGCTTCCTGTTTCCTAAAAGGTGTTGTTATCAAACCATTCAAGCCGAAAAATAAACGGTTGAGTCTGCAAGAATCAGAACCCTTAcctttgaaaaatctttATCCCGGCGATAAAGTCTATGTTTTTGAAACTAACAATCTGAGATGGGGAAGAGGATATGTCATACATCCCAGTATCGGCAATGATTTAAAAGTGACCTCCATAAGGCTTAATGAAGTTGATCAGTCTCCCGTTGTATTTCCCATGAACCTCgtcaaaataattgataagaTTGATTTTCACAAAACCACAGATGGCATTAATTCTGAgaatgaaataaataagCCAAACACACCCGAACTTCCAAGAGTAGACAATCAATGTCTTACCATTATGAATCAAATCGGATATGCCATTAATGAACTTAATGGTCTTGTTTTTGCTTCCTATGCCTGTGGAGAACTAAACATATTTGGACAACTTAAAAATGTCTACATTACATTATACGATTATTATATGAGATACGCTCATAATTTATTCAAcgaaattgaaacaacagAAACAATCACCAAATTGTTAAATGATGTTACTAAGATATTGACCCGTGGCCCATTTAAGACATCTTCGTCTTCTGGTAGTTTGATGTGGCGGGAAGTGGCATCGAAATATTGTTACATGTTAGCTCGagataaatcaaatggtgaaatattgaatttgggTAACTCAATACCACCGACAATTGCCACAGCTCAAGAAGAACTTGTATTGACCAATAACGCTTCGGTAAAAAATTCGGTGCAATCTCAATTAGTCCCGtcaccaaataattttaaagaaTACAAGAATAGTCATCTTTTGGTCAACATAACAGATGTGCAAGGTGACGCATCTAACCAGTCAACAGGGTTAcataatttatttcttcatGTCTATCTCAGAAGTGAAAATAAAAGATTGACAGAAccatttattttcaaaaccaaatctattgatgatttgcAAAAAGTTGAGACCATTAGTTCGATTTTATTCAGAAATTTACCTGAAGACCAATTTGACAGAAACGTTTTTATGGTGTTTGTTCTTACTGAAGAAATTAGTCTCATGCGTAGAAAGACATTTgccaatttgaaatatataaagaaaGGTGTGGCCGCAGGAGTTGTTAATATATCTAACGTATTTGCCCAAAATAGGCCagaatttcattttgataTCAAGATATTTGGTGCTCCATTAGGAAGCAAAAAGGCATCCAAATCCACTTTCAGTTGGGGGTTATTAGTCGACCAATTGGTTCGACAAAATATGGAAGGGTTAGCTGTATGTCCAACTGTCCAAAGAATTACTGCTTCAGTAAAACTAATTAAACATGCACCATTTGGTTTATCTACAAAAACAAGATTTTCCAAACAACATTCTAATTTGCCAATTACAATGGTAAAACCAATGTTTTTTGATCCATTTACTGAGACAAGTGAAAGATTGTACATTTTATTAGGGCAAATGgtattgaagaaaaagaaatattcGACAGATTTATATTCCGTGGAAATCAGTGCGccaaataatgaaacaattaaattctCTCAGGGgacaaatcaaaaagacaaaaagaCTTTGCAGTTGGTCGGCGTTACTAGTAGTGAAAGCTTTGgtgaatttattaaaatagATAATatatcattgaaaaataaagacaagaaattacctattgatgattatttgCAATTGACAGTTTATATCAATGGAGTATTATCTGGGCAAGGACATCTACACTACAAGTCTGGCAACAAATTGGTGGAGTATAGACCAAAACCACATGCCGTAGAAATATTTTCCACTTCCAAAGGTAACCAAATTGCAACCATTGAAGTTTCTTCTACTTATGTGGGGAAACTGTTCAATTCTGAGGTGACTATAGATAACATTTTAGAATATGAGTCCCTATATCACAGTGGAATTTCCGGCATCGATGGTCTTTCTAGCTCATTAGAGTTGTTCCAGAAAGTGAAAAAGAAGCATTTGGTAAGACGTTTTCCGGAATTGTTGACTTCTTTATTtggaattattatcatatcTGGTGCTGATAATGATTCCgttaatttacaaaaattacAAGATAATACATTCAAAGCAATTGTGTTTTTATTGAATAGTGTGCTTATTAAACCACACCAACATGGTCATTTTTTGCaatgttttgaaaatatttttatcaatcaacCTAGAATTGCGGTATTCTTATGGACAAAATTGCATGAAGTTTATTATCGAGGTGAGACCATATGGGATTCATATTCTAAATCTGTTGCAAACGTTCAGGAGATGTTGATTCGCTTTGCCACCAAATCCATTCAAGGAAGTTGggaatttgaagaatataATGAAAGCGTGGTGCAATCTTATAGAGCAATGGTGCATTTCCTTTCTATGAAGTCGTCATTATTGGTTGAAGAccaaatgaatttattagGAATAGTCGACCTCATGTTAACAAATACCATGTATTTCGACAAAAGAGTTGTTCTCAATTGGTATGAAACTTTTGTTGATGCTATTAGATTGCGATCTTTTGGCGGACACGAGAAATTAATGGAGGAATATGAACATAAAATGCAGATTTCCAAACTACTTTTGATACTTCGTGTATTAGGGACAGAAATGAATAGAGATAAAGATACAAGAAGTACCATACTTTTGAAATCCATCGAATGGGCTGTTGAAGGTTTCCCTGATGTAACAGATATTGAAAGTGTGCGGCTCGCATGCAGTATTCTTAACAAGTGCTGCACCATTATTTATGAATTGTTGGTTGAAGGAGAAACCGATATCATTGAAGTTTGTCATTTCCTTTTCAAACTTTTGCCTGCTTTGTCGAGGACATTTTTAAAGTACAATCACATTGGTAACTTTGCCCTGGAGAGATCTGTGGTAACGCAATTATTTCCCCAAACATATCCCTTTGAAACAGTTGCAATTGATCGGTCATTTAGAGACATTAATTTTTGTGAGGTCTTGGTAGAATTGGCTGTTGTAATCGGTTTCATTGCTCGTattgataaagaaattgcGGTTGATAATGACGCACGTACTTTACATCTAGCGGACTTGTATTCTCGTGACGACATATACACCGTCATTATTGCAGTGAATGAGATTTTTAAATACGAGTATTTCCCAAGCCAAAACTGGTTCTCTTTACAAGCAACCATTGCTGAAAGTTCCTTGTGTGTGTTGGAACTTCTTTCTCCTGtcattttccaaaaatatattatagGAGTCTCGTTAGACATTAACCTATGTGGTGAATTTTTAAGTActttgttgaaattggCTATCTTGGATACAGTAGCTCTGGAAAGACTACCTGTTTTGGCTAGAGCTGCTTGTACTTCAATCACTTGCTCTATTGGCGAAAGGGTAGAGCTACTTATTGATAAGGTTTGGGGACGTTTAGGAGATTATGTGAATAAACAAGAACGTGAATCCAGTCTTGCCACACTTGTTTTAGATTATGATTTGATACACAATGTTGTTTTATACACTTTAAAATGCACCCCCACCAGGAAAACTGGCTCCAAATTGTTAATTTCCATAATGACAAACTACAACCAAATAGAAGTTGAAAGACAGTGCATTATCAGCTTATTTGACATTTATTGCAATGGGTTGTATGAACCATGTGAGTCGGATGAAATGGGGTTTATCAATAACTTGAAGGgattatcaatcaatcaaccaGAGACTGAACAAGGTGTGTTATTAGATTTTGTTGCATATCTTTCTCGGTTTATTAGGGTTTTAAACCGATTAATTAGAGTCCCAGATACTGCTGAgtttaatgatgataaagtAGTTTATAAAATACAAGCACTACTTTATTTGGTAAATGTTGGTGAACCTGAACCATTGCGTGAATTTGTCACTGATCTTTATAAAGAGATTATTGCACAGAAAGATTATATTCAAGCTGGTTTGTACTTAGAATTGTTGGCTTCTACTTTCCCCTGGTCACATGGCGAATATGTTAATGCTTCATTGATTCCAGAGTTACCCATACAAACAAATTTCGAAAGACGAGAAGCATTACTTGAACTAAGTGCTGAACATTACATTTCTGGACACAATTTGTCGAAAGCTATTGAtgtttataattttatGCTCAATTCTTTCAAGAATGAAACTTATGATTTGTTAAGGTTGTCGCGTTTACATGGGAAATTATCGTTGCGGTATATGGAATTAGAGTACCAAGACACAATTCAGCATAGCTATTGTCGTGTTGTGTTTTTAGGTAATGGCTTTCCTGAAGTATTGCGGGGGAAACAAAGAATATATGAGGGTCAACCGTTTGAGCATTTTACTTCCATTCAACAAAGAATATTGAGCAAATTTCCAGGATCGGTATTGTATAAAGAAGATGGGACCGAGGGGAAGAATTTGACGGGGAAATATCTAGACATCACTTTAGTATATCCTAATAAAAGTGAAAATGGGCATGACAAGAAGAGCTTTTCGGTGTTGAAAAAAGTTCCAGGATCAAGTtctatttttgatttatggACAGAAGAAACTACTTATGAGACTAAATCGTCGTTCCCCacattaatgaattttaaTGACATTGCTTCATATAAAGTAATCAAATTGTCTCCATTGGATAATGCTTCGAGAACAATCAATGCTAAAACAAGTGAGTTGTTGCGATTAGAAAGAGCCATACACAGATCAATGACTGATCAACCCAAATCTCAAGGGTTGTTTCTTGATTTGTCTAGAGAATTGGCAGGTACCGTTGACTCTCCAATCAACGGAGGTGTTGGACAATATAGATTATTCTTGGAATACATTGGCGaaagtaataataaccaAGCTGgcaaaattaaaacattaCAGAATGCCTTTGATGAGCTTACAACAATATTGAAAAGATGCTTAGACCTTCATGGTAGAATTGTTCCCGAAAGTATGCGACAGTCACATGAAGCATTGGTcgaattatttgaaaagaatTTTAATGATAGAATCGAGGCTGCATATTCATCTAGAGACGAAAGTGATTCTTCTTCGAGTGTTCCTTCAACAAGGCCAGTTTCTGGTGGAATTCTGAGATCACATTCAATGACACCCTCTGTTGCAACTATGCCCGAACCCAAGTTAACTAGATCTGTCACATCCACTACTGGATCATCTGACACGTCTTATACATCAGGCAAAAGCTCTTTTTTGAGTAATAGTTTAAGTTTGAAAAGGAAATTTAGATGGAGGAAAAATgcaaataattga